The Cetobacterium ceti DNA segment GAGTTCTTGCTATGGCTCTTTCCCCTGAAAAAGCTCCAGAGAATAGATATCCATAAGCCTTTGCTGGACTCTCCCCTAAATATCCAATAATTCCAGCTCCTATTAATAGAGCAACTAATACTGCTACAATTGGTACTAATACATTTATCACTTTATTTTTAATCAAGTTTACCACCCGCCATTAGAATTCCGATTTTTTCTTCATTTGCTTCTTCTCTATTTAAAACTCCTGTTATTTTTCCACCACACATAACAGCTATTCTATCTGATAGATTAAGTATTTCAGATAATTCTGAAGAAACAACTAAAATTGCTTTTCCCTTAGCTTTTTCAGCTAATATCATTCTATGAATGGATTCTATGGCTCCTATATCAACCCCTCTTGTAGGTTGAGCAACTATAATAAATTCATTCTTCTCCTTCTCTAACTCCCTAGCTACTACAACTTTTTGCTGATTTCCTCCAGAAAATCTACCAAAAAGAACTCCTATTTCTCTAGGCCTTATGTCATACTTTTCCATATAATTTAAAGCATTTTCCTTAAGTTTCTTTAAGTTTAATAATCCCTTTGAAGAATATCTATCCTGTTCTTGACCAAGGGCAAAGTTCTCCATTATTGTAAACTCTGATATAGCCGCTCTTTTATGTCTATCTTCAGGAACATTTGCAACTCCTAAAAGAGATATATCTCTAGGAGATAATCCCACTGTATTTTTTCCATTTAAAACTATTTCTCCCTCATAGATATTTCCAAGACCTGTTAGAGCTTCTACTAAATCTCCCTGTCCACTTCCTTCAACTCCTGCTATACCTAATATTTCTCCCCTATTTATATAAAAATTAACTCCATTTACTTTAACAATCCCCTTGTTGTCCTTAACAAAAAGATTACTAACCTCTATTACTTTATTTCCTATTTCTACTTCAGGTCTTTCTGTAGTAAATAGTACGGCTCTCCCTACCATTGCATTTGCTATTCTTTCCTTTGTAGCCTCTGAAGTTGGGAATCCTTCCACATCTCTTCCTCTTCTAATTACAGTTATATTATCAGATATATCTAATACTTCCTGTAGCTTATGAGAAATAAATATTATAGTTTTTCCCTCTGCTATTAAATTATCCATTATTTTGTATAACTCTTTTATTTCTTTTGGAGTTAATACTGCTGTAGGTTCATCAAAAACCAACAGATTAGCACCTTTAAATAAAATCTTTAATATTTCAACCCTTTGTTGCATTCCAATGGATAAATCAGAAACTAAAACATCTGGATCTATTGACAATCCATATTTTTCAGAAACTTCCTTTACATCTTTTCTAGCTTTTTCAATATCTAGATTAAACCCTTTTTTTGGTTCTACTCCTAAAACCATGTTTTCTGCAACTGTTAATGTTGGAATTAACATGAAATGTTGATAAACCATTCCTATTCCCAATTTTGCTGCTTTTCCAGGACTATCTATTATAACCTCTTCCCCCTGATAAAAAATCTTACCAGAAGTTGGAGTGTACAATCCATTTAGCATCTTCATCAGTGTTGATTTACCCGCTCCATTCTCTCCTACAATTGCATGCTTCTCACCCTTTTTGACTTTCAAAGTGATATTATCATTTGCAACTACCTTACCACCTAGGAACGTCTTCCTAATATTTTGCATTTCTAAGATATATTCGCTCACTTAGAATCCTCCCAAAAATTTTATTCATAATAAAATAGAACTTTATTCTTAAAAATTATTTTTTTTTAAAACAGTTGATCCTATTAAACTACATATAAATTATATATAATTCTCTATATTCCGTCAATTGTTTATTCATTGTTCTTTAAAATTACAAAAGTCAAATCATCTACTTGCTCATTTTCTCCCTTAAATTCATCTATTTTTTCAAGTATTTCTTTTTTTATTTCCTCAGCATTTTTATTTTTATTGGCATAAATTACATCTTTTAGTCTCTCTAAACCGAAAAGCTCTTTATTTAAATTTTCAGTTTCAGTTATTCCATCTGTGTAATAAACTACAATATCTCCCCTATCTAATTCCAATTCTCCCTGTCTATATTTATATCCTTTTAGGAAACCGATGGCCACTCCTTTTACTGAGTGCAGTTCAATTTCATCAGTTTTAGCCTTATAGACAATTAAAGGATTATGTCCCGCATTGGAATAAGTTAATTTTCTTGTATCAAAATTATATTTTGTATGAAGCATAGTTATAAACATATCCTCTGTTATATCTGGATATATAATATTATTTAAATGATTTAAATTCTCCTCTGGGTCTTTACCTTGTAGCTCTAAAGTTTTTAAAACAGCTCTACCTAAGGCCATTAAAAATGCTGCTGGAACTCCTTTTCCACTTACATCTGCTATGGTTATTGTAAATGTTCCATCCTCTAATAAACTATAGTCATAGTAGTCTCCTCCTATTTCCTTAGCTGGTTGGAAATAATTAGCTACTTCTAATCCCATTATCTGATCTATATTCTTAGGTAAAATTCTTTTTTGAATTCTAGCTGCCACTTCTAATTCCTTTGAAATTCTTTCCTTAATAAGTAAATCTGAATATATTTGAGCATTGTTTATAGCAATAGCTACCTGTATTGCCAAGGCTGAAACTGTTTCCTCATCACTATTTATTAATTTCGCATTATCCTCTATTATAAAAATAACTCCTAATTCTTTTCCTTTTACCACTAATGGAGATACAATTACAGTTTCATCTGAGTCAATTTTAAATCCCTTTGCCAACTCATCATAAACTCTTTTATAATCCTGTTTAGTAAATTTTTTTAATATTTCAGGCGAATAATATAATTCTCCTCTAAAGTCAATATCTCCCTTTATTCTTTTATTTAAAAGTCTTCCATCTTCCCACAGGTAAAGAGAGATCCTTTTTGCTCCAGTTAAAACAAAATAGGCATCTAAAATTATATTAATAATTTTCTCCAATTCCATTATGGATAAAACAGTTCTTGATAAAGCATTTATATTAGATAAACTTGCAACCCTTCTTTCTAAGGCTTGGTTACTATATTCCAATTGAGTAGATTTACTAACCAAAGAGTTATAAGTTACTTCTAATTCTCTTCTATATTCACGTAATTCTCCTATGGAATTTTCTAGTTCCATCTCTTGTTTTATTATATCTGTTATGGTTTCCTTATATTCATCCTTTACAATATCAGGAACATCATCATAGATTTCCTTCTCACGTAAACTTCTTAAAATTTTTGAAATTTCCTTTATATTTTCCTTTTCCTGTTTTTTTAAAACTAAAAAGAAAATAACACACATTCCTACATATACTATATAATTCATTTAATTATTGCCTCCAGAAACATCTAGAGATTTCCAACTATTAAGATCAGATATTTCTAACCCCATAGTATTTACTGTTTTTGTTTTTTCTAAATCTAAATTTATTATTTCACTGTTAAAATCAAAATTTCTAAATCCTTCTAAGTCTTTTCCTTCATTCCCTGGATAAAAAACTATTTTATTATTTTTAATTTCATATCCAGAATATCCTTTTTTACTAATTATTAATAAATTACTTTTTACCCCTTGGATTTTATCAGAAAAATAAATTCCATTTTCTAAATTTTTAAATTCATTATCATAGGAAAATATAAAGTTTTTAAAGTTTGTTTTTAAAGCCTCTTTCAATTCCTTTCTTTCTATTAATAAGTCTGTTATTATTTTTTCCTTATCTAGTTCTGTATAATAGCTATTTCCATCATACTCCTCTGCTCTTTCTTCTAAGGTTAATAGTAAATAGTATTGTCTATTAATATTTTCTTGTATCTCTCCTCCACCTTTAGGAACATCTATATCTTCTGTAAGTACTTTTAAACTATTTCTTTCCTCTTCATTTAAATCAGCTCCTGATTTAAATGCCAGTTTTTCCTCTCCATATCCTCCATTATTTATAATAGATAGAATATCTTTTCCCATCTCCACAGGAACTATATAGTTTTTATGAGGATTTTTATTTAAAAACTTCTTAAAATTATTTAAATAATCTAATTTATCCTGTTGATTATCAGGATAATTTAATTTATAAAAATATAAGTTATAATCCCCTTCTTTTATTTCACTAGAAAAAGCCACTCTTTCATGTAAATCTTTTCTCAAAACTATATCACTGCACCCTCCTAGTAAAACTACTACTCCACATATTAAAAGTAATTTTTTCATAACTCCTCCATTAATCTCCCTGTAATTTTTTCTTTAAATTTATTGCTATTTTTTCAGGGATAACTTCACTTAACTCTTCCACTGTTACTTTTTTTATTTTTTCTACAGAACCATATTTCTTAAGAAGTAATTCTCTTCTTTTAGGTCCTATTCCCTCTACTTCATCTAACTGACTACTTATTATTCTTTTAGATCTTAATAATCTATGATAAGTTATTCCAAATCTATGAGCTTCGTCCCTTAGTCTTTGTAAAATCTTTAATGATTCATCTCTATGACTAAAAATATAGGGTTCACTTTCTCCATATTTAAATATTAACTCCTCTTTTTTTGCAATACTAATTAAATCTATATATTGTAATTTATCTAAATCTTCTAATATTTTTCCTACAGCATTTATTTGACCCAATCCTCCATCTATTAAAATCAAATCTGGAAAATCTTTCTTATCTAATTTTCCATATCTTCTTTCAATAACTTCTCTCATCATTTGAAAATCATCAGGTGTATCCTTACTTCTAATCTTAAATTTTCTATAATTTTTTTTACTACTTTTTCCCCAAAGGGCAACACTCATAGATGCCACTGCATCCTTTCCCTGAATATTAGAAATGTCAAAACACTCTATTCTTATGGGAAATTTTTTCAGGTTTAATTTATTATATAATTTTTTTAACCCCTCTTCTACAATATCTTTTTTTAAATAATATCTTTCTATAAATTCCAATAAATTTTTAAATGTCATATTTAAAAGTTCTTTTTTTCTACCTGCTTTTGGAATAGTCACTTGAACTTTTTTCTTTTTCTTTAAAGTTAAATACTCTTCAATTACCTCTTTATCATCACTATATATTTCTGATAAAATTATCTCCTTCGGTATGGGAAATTTTTCATAGTATGAAAATAAAATATCTCTATTTATATTTTCATATATTTTATTTTTTAAATCAATTTCAATAGATTGATTTCCTAAAATTTTTCCCTCTCTAATATTAAATCCATAGATAAAGCACCTTTCATTTTCCACAATAAATGTAAATGTATCCTCATCTAAATCTCTTCCCATATCTATAATTTGATTTTTCAAAGTCATTTCAATTTTATTTTTTTGCTCTCTATAGACTATAGCCCTTTCGAATTCCATATTTTTTCCAGCTATCTTCATTTTCTCTTCTAAATCTTTTATAACCTCTTGTCCATTACCTTTTAATATTTTTCTCAAAATTTCTATGTTTTTATTATACTCTTCATCTATATTTTTATATTTACAAGGTCCTAAACAAGTTTTCATATAGTATCTTAAACAAGGTCTATCATAGATTTTTTCCATATCTCTATTACAATCTCTTATTTTAAGTAAATTTAACAAAGTTTTCTTTAAATTTATTCCTCCAAAGGGATAAGGTCCATAATATTCTCCTTTTCCTTCATCTAAATCCTTTGTACTTCTAGTTATAGATAACTTCGGAAATTTCTCCTTAGAAATTTTTAAATAGGGGTAAGTTTTTTTATCCTTTAATAAAATATTAAATTTAGGATTATATTTTTTTATAAGATTATTCTCTAAAATTAAAGCATCTAGTTCACTATTACAAATAATATAATCTATATTTTCAATATTTTTAACTAATTCCTTTGTTTTATTATCTTCATGATGTCTATTAAAATAAGAGCTAACTCTCCTTTTTAAATTCTTAGCTTTCCCTACATAAATAACTACACCATTATTTTTCATTAAATAAACTCCTGGTTTTTCAGGAAAATTATCTAATTCCAATTGTCCATCTCCTCCTCCCTATGGGAAATATATACCTTGGCCTCATGAACATTTCCAGCTAAATCTTCCTTTAATTTATTTGCAAATGTTACTGATCTATGTTTTCCACCACTACATCCTATTCCTATGGAAAAATGTTTTTTCCCATCCCCAATATAATGTGGTATTAAAAACATCACCATATCAATTAATTTCTCATAATACTCCTTAGAAATTGGAAAGGACATTACATAATCAGAAACTTCTTTGTCACATCCTGTTTTTTCTTTTAAATCATCTATATAATAGGGATTTGGCAATATTCTCACATCAAATAGTAAATCTATATCCACTGGTATTCCATATTTAAATCCAAATGATTGAATATGTATATTTATATCTTCTCCATCATCTAAATGAGCTACTTTTCTTATTTTTTCAGCCAAATGTTTTGGCTTTAAACTAGAACTATCTATAACTATATTTGCCTTTTCTTTTATATCAGCCATAATTTCTCTTTCAAGTTCAATAGATTCTAATAGGGTAGTCATTTCTAAGGGATGTTTTCTTCTTGTTAAATTATATCTGTTTAATATTTTTTCATTTGTAGCTTCTAGAAATATTAAAGTATAATTTATTTTCATTAAATTTATTTTATTTAAAAAATCTAAAAATTCCTTTGTGTTATGAATAGAACGAATATCTATTCCTAACCCAACTCTATTTATATCCATATCTTTTAGCTGCGTCTCTACATTATCTATAAAAAATCCTGCTATTTTACAAGGAATATTATCCATTGTAAAATAACCCATATCCTCTAAAACATTTAATGCAGCTGTTTTTCCTGCACCACTTAATCCCGTTAATATTATTAATTTCATAATGCCCCCTATTCTTCACAGTATACTTCTTTTCAAATTATACTAAATTTAATAGGGATATACAAAAAAAAGAGTGAATTTCTCACTCTTTTTAATAAAATTACATTCTCTCTAATGTTTTTATTCCTAATAATCCTAATCCAGCTTTTAAAACTTCAGCTGTTTTACTAGCTAATAATTCTCTTGAATATAAAATTTCATCCTCTTGATTTAGTATAGGACATGCATTATAAAAACTATTAAACTTTTTAGATACTTCAAATAAGTAATCTGCAACTAAGTTTGGTCTACAAGAATCTGCTGCTTTTAATACCACAGTTGGGAACTGTAATAATTGAGCTGCTAAGTTTCTTTCAGCCTTATCTTTAAAGATAATTTTTGCATCTTCATTTAAAGGTTTTCCTTCTGCTTCTCCTCTTCTTAAGATAGATTTAATTCTAGCATAAGAATATTGTAAATAAGGAGCTGTATTTCCTTCAAAACTTAATATTTTATCCCATTCAAAAATAATAGGACTCTGTCTATTTTGAGAAAGATCCGCATATTTTATAGCTCCTAAAGCTACAACTTCTCCTATATTATCTTTTTCTTCAGAAGATAAATCTGGATTCTTTTCTTCAACTATTTCAAGAGCTCTTCTTTTTCCCTCTTCAATTAATTCTTCTAATCTAATTACGTTTCCTTTTCTAGTTGAAAATACTCCATCAGCAAATCTCATTATTCCAAACCACACATGCTGCTTTTCAACATTCCAACCTAGCATATCAGTAATTCTGAAAAATTGTCTAAAGTGGTCTTGCTGTCTCTCATCTGTTACATATATTAATTTATTTACATTATAGTTTTCTTTTCTAAATTTAACAGTTGCTATATCTGAAGTTGCATATAGGAAAGCTCCGTCTTTCTTTTGAATAATACATGGATGTAATTTTTCCTCTTCAGGGAAAAATACAACTTTTGCCCCTTGATCTTCAACTGCAATCTCTTTACTTGTTAATTCTTCAACAACACCTGGCATTACATTATGATAAAATGACTCTCCATAATATGTATCAAAATCTATATCCATTCTTTTATATAATTTTCCATATTCATCTAGAGAAACTTTTATAAACTCTTGCCATAGTCTATAATTTTCTTCATCACCATCTTGTAATTTCTTTAACTCTTCTCTAGCTTCATCCTCTAATTCTGGGTGATCTTCACTAGCCTTTGAAAATTCTACATATACTCTTTCTAATTCCTCAATAGGATTAGCCTTATAAGCTTCTTGGTTTAACCATTTTCTATATCCCACAATAAGTTTTCCAAATTGTGTTCCCCAATCTCCAATATGGTTATCTGCAACTACATTATATCCTAAGAATCTATACATTCTTTTTATTGAATCTCCAATTATTGTAGATCTCA contains these protein-coding regions:
- a CDS encoding ABC transporter ATP-binding protein, whose protein sequence is MSEYILEMQNIRKTFLGGKVVANDNITLKVKKGEKHAIVGENGAGKSTLMKMLNGLYTPTSGKIFYQGEEVIIDSPGKAAKLGIGMVYQHFMLIPTLTVAENMVLGVEPKKGFNLDIEKARKDVKEVSEKYGLSIDPDVLVSDLSIGMQQRVEILKILFKGANLLVFDEPTAVLTPKEIKELYKIMDNLIAEGKTIIFISHKLQEVLDISDNITVIRRGRDVEGFPTSEATKERIANAMVGRAVLFTTERPEVEIGNKVIEVSNLFVKDNKGIVKVNGVNFYINRGEILGIAGVEGSGQGDLVEALTGLGNIYEGEIVLNGKNTVGLSPRDISLLGVANVPEDRHKRAAISEFTIMENFALGQEQDRYSSKGLLNLKKLKENALNYMEKYDIRPREIGVLFGRFSGGNQQKVVVARELEKEKNEFIIVAQPTRGVDIGAIESIHRMILAEKAKGKAILVVSSELSEILNLSDRIAVMCGGKITGVLNREEANEEKIGILMAGGKLD
- a CDS encoding PP2C family protein-serine/threonine phosphatase gives rise to the protein MNYIVYVGMCVIFFLVLKKQEKENIKEISKILRSLREKEIYDDVPDIVKDEYKETITDIIKQEMELENSIGELREYRRELEVTYNSLVSKSTQLEYSNQALERRVASLSNINALSRTVLSIMELEKIINIILDAYFVLTGAKRISLYLWEDGRLLNKRIKGDIDFRGELYYSPEILKKFTKQDYKRVYDELAKGFKIDSDETVIVSPLVVKGKELGVIFIIEDNAKLINSDEETVSALAIQVAIAINNAQIYSDLLIKERISKELEVAARIQKRILPKNIDQIMGLEVANYFQPAKEIGGDYYDYSLLEDGTFTITIADVSGKGVPAAFLMALGRAVLKTLELQGKDPEENLNHLNNIIYPDITEDMFITMLHTKYNFDTRKLTYSNAGHNPLIVYKAKTDEIELHSVKGVAIGFLKGYKYRQGELELDRGDIVVYYTDGITETENLNKELFGLERLKDVIYANKNKNAEEIKKEILEKIDEFKGENEQVDDLTFVILKNNE
- the uvrC gene encoding excinuclease ABC subunit UvrC; protein product: MELDNFPEKPGVYLMKNNGVVIYVGKAKNLKRRVSSYFNRHHEDNKTKELVKNIENIDYIICNSELDALILENNLIKKYNPKFNILLKDKKTYPYLKISKEKFPKLSITRSTKDLDEGKGEYYGPYPFGGINLKKTLLNLLKIRDCNRDMEKIYDRPCLRYYMKTCLGPCKYKNIDEEYNKNIEILRKILKGNGQEVIKDLEEKMKIAGKNMEFERAIVYREQKNKIEMTLKNQIIDMGRDLDEDTFTFIVENERCFIYGFNIREGKILGNQSIEIDLKNKIYENINRDILFSYYEKFPIPKEIILSEIYSDDKEVIEEYLTLKKKKKVQVTIPKAGRKKELLNMTFKNLLEFIERYYLKKDIVEEGLKKLYNKLNLKKFPIRIECFDISNIQGKDAVASMSVALWGKSSKKNYRKFKIRSKDTPDDFQMMREVIERRYGKLDKKDFPDLILIDGGLGQINAVGKILEDLDKLQYIDLISIAKKEELIFKYGESEPYIFSHRDESLKILQRLRDEAHRFGITYHRLLRSKRIISSQLDEVEGIGPKRRELLLKKYGSVEKIKKVTVEELSEVIPEKIAINLKKKLQGD
- the rapZ gene encoding RNase adapter RapZ encodes the protein MKLIILTGLSGAGKTAALNVLEDMGYFTMDNIPCKIAGFFIDNVETQLKDMDINRVGLGIDIRSIHNTKEFLDFLNKINLMKINYTLIFLEATNEKILNRYNLTRRKHPLEMTTLLESIELEREIMADIKEKANIVIDSSSLKPKHLAEKIRKVAHLDDGEDINIHIQSFGFKYGIPVDIDLLFDVRILPNPYYIDDLKEKTGCDKEVSDYVMSFPISKEYYEKLIDMVMFLIPHYIGDGKKHFSIGIGCSGGKHRSVTFANKLKEDLAGNVHEAKVYISHREEEMDNWN
- the argS gene encoding arginine--tRNA ligase is translated as MLTLENQIAGILNETVKKIYGDKETRPVEITVATNEKFGDYQTNFAMMNSKILGGNPRAIAENIVANLVENDTIDKLEIAGPGFINIFLKDEFLGNIVSKIMREKYEFLGLNTEGDVIIDYSSPNIAKRMHIGHLRSTIIGDSIKRMYRFLGYNVVADNHIGDWGTQFGKLIVGYRKWLNQEAYKANPIEELERVYVEFSKASEDHPELEDEAREELKKLQDGDEENYRLWQEFIKVSLDEYGKLYKRMDIDFDTYYGESFYHNVMPGVVEELTSKEIAVEDQGAKVVFFPEEEKLHPCIIQKKDGAFLYATSDIATVKFRKENYNVNKLIYVTDERQQDHFRQFFRITDMLGWNVEKQHVWFGIMRFADGVFSTRKGNVIRLEELIEEGKRRALEIVEEKNPDLSSEEKDNIGEVVALGAIKYADLSQNRQSPIIFEWDKILSFEGNTAPYLQYSYARIKSILRRGEAEGKPLNEDAKIIFKDKAERNLAAQLLQFPTVVLKAADSCRPNLVADYLFEVSKKFNSFYNACPILNQEDEILYSRELLASKTAEVLKAGLGLLGIKTLERM